The Kitasatospora paranensis genome has a window encoding:
- a CDS encoding RNA polymerase-binding protein RbpA translates to MSERALRGTRLGATSYETDRGIDLAPRQTVEYACQNGHRFEVPFSVEAEIPSVWECRFCGQEAMLLDGEEPEEKKTKPTRTHWDMLMERRTREELEEVLAERLAVLRSGGMNLAVHPRDSRKSA, encoded by the coding sequence ATGAGCGAGCGAGCTCTCCGCGGCACGCGACTCGGGGCCACTAGCTACGAGACCGACCGCGGTATCGATCTGGCTCCCCGCCAGACCGTCGAGTACGCATGTCAGAACGGACACCGATTCGAGGTGCCCTTCTCCGTGGAGGCGGAGATCCCCTCGGTGTGGGAGTGCCGATTCTGTGGCCAGGAGGCCATGCTCCTCGACGGCGAGGAGCCGGAGGAGAAGAAGACCAAGCCGACGCGTACCCATTGGGACATGCTGATGGAGCGCCGGACACGGGAGGAGCTGGAGGAGGTGCTGGCCGAGCGGCTGGCCGTGCTCCGCTCCGGCGGGATGAACCTCGCGGTTCACCCGCGTGACAGTCGCAAGAGCGCATGA
- a CDS encoding FtsK/SpoIIIE domain-containing protein, whose amino-acid sequence MSLTRHLGRGRDLARTAGDHAADMFAPLTLIARGLRHHAEWTRSRWASTPKERRGPTLFLTAALALGVFLLPHGLLFALVALAASAAWAGRRPKAAPTAEPDTGDLKLAALYAALTPYLAGPDDISPLYSIDGHYKTAFSGWEFDADGRLAALEVAYPAYFTDTEPAARARIEQVVQGKAGRAREYRFDWDEESNRLRVTALAPLPTDIAAQPFVTAPGEIVLGFTDAQGSSRTIPVLQAGTTAQQPPVVWRVGPRSAEPHLLALGSAGSGTSTLLRSIALQALPYGDLVVIDGAGTGEHACLVNRPGVHTVETSLHGAVAALEWAAKETERRLGLLNAARHTGIAAPEDTTRPLWLLLDHPTELSELAQAENRPDPQDLLEIPLRHGRAARVTVVVAEDLEALDRLRPTVRATTRAKVVLGPAGADLGRAALGTALDITPAAHTPAGRGYARIGAAAPVRLQVPATVDPLDEDAPAQLRDAVIGLLPHRDTRTEAPAPSTPAALPDPAAAVASVTERAEEMVAELGADLAKDAKGVRSHPAR is encoded by the coding sequence ATGTCCCTCACCCGCCACCTCGGCCGCGGCCGCGACCTCGCCCGCACCGCGGGCGACCACGCCGCCGACATGTTCGCACCGCTCACGCTCATCGCCCGCGGGCTGCGCCACCACGCCGAATGGACCAGGAGCCGCTGGGCCTCCACGCCCAAGGAGCGCCGCGGCCCGACACTGTTCCTCACCGCTGCGCTGGCGCTCGGTGTGTTCCTGCTGCCGCACGGCCTGCTGTTCGCCCTGGTCGCGCTGGCCGCCAGCGCCGCCTGGGCCGGCCGCCGCCCCAAGGCCGCCCCGACTGCCGAGCCGGACACCGGCGACCTCAAGCTCGCGGCGCTGTACGCGGCCCTCACCCCGTACCTGGCCGGGCCGGACGACATCAGCCCGCTCTACAGCATCGACGGCCACTACAAGACGGCGTTCAGCGGCTGGGAGTTCGACGCCGACGGCCGGCTCGCCGCCCTGGAGGTGGCCTACCCGGCGTACTTCACCGACACCGAGCCCGCCGCCCGGGCGCGGATCGAGCAGGTCGTCCAGGGCAAGGCCGGCCGCGCCCGCGAGTACCGCTTCGACTGGGACGAGGAATCGAACCGGCTCCGGGTGACCGCACTGGCCCCACTGCCGACCGACATCGCCGCCCAGCCGTTCGTCACCGCGCCCGGCGAGATCGTGCTCGGCTTCACCGACGCGCAGGGCAGCAGCCGCACCATCCCGGTCCTCCAGGCCGGCACCACGGCGCAGCAGCCGCCGGTGGTCTGGCGGGTCGGGCCGCGCTCCGCCGAGCCGCACCTGCTCGCGCTCGGCTCCGCGGGCTCCGGCACCTCCACCCTGCTCCGCTCGATCGCCCTCCAGGCCCTGCCGTACGGCGACCTGGTGGTGATCGACGGGGCGGGCACCGGCGAGCACGCCTGCCTGGTCAACCGGCCCGGCGTGCACACCGTGGAGACCAGCCTGCACGGCGCGGTGGCCGCCCTGGAGTGGGCCGCCAAGGAGACCGAGCGGCGGCTCGGCCTGCTCAACGCGGCCCGGCACACCGGCATCGCGGCACCCGAGGACACCACCCGGCCGCTGTGGCTGCTGCTCGACCACCCCACCGAGCTGAGCGAGCTGGCCCAGGCCGAGAACCGGCCGGACCCGCAGGACCTGCTGGAGATCCCGCTGCGGCACGGGCGGGCGGCCCGGGTCACCGTCGTCGTCGCGGAGGACCTGGAGGCACTGGACCGGCTGCGCCCGACCGTCCGGGCGACCACCCGGGCCAAGGTCGTGCTCGGCCCGGCCGGCGCCGACCTCGGCCGGGCCGCGCTCGGCACCGCGCTGGACATCACCCCGGCCGCGCACACCCCGGCCGGCCGCGGCTACGCCCGGATCGGCGCGGCCGCACCCGTCCGGCTGCAGGTGCCCGCCACGGTGGACCCGCTGGACGAGGACGCGCCGGCCCAGCTGCGGGACGCGGTGATCGGGCTGCTGCCGCACCGCGACACCCGGACGGAGGCCCCCGCGCCGAGCACCCCCGCCGCCCTCCCCGACCCGGCCGCGGCGGTCGCCTCGGTGACCGAACGCGCCGAGGAGATGGTCGCCGAACTGGGCGCCGACCTCGCCAAGGACGCCAAGGGCGTGCGATCGCACCCGGCCCGCTGA